The Tubulanus polymorphus chromosome 1, tnTubPoly1.2, whole genome shotgun sequence genome contains a region encoding:
- the LOC141908171 gene encoding E3 ubiquitin-protein ligase PDZRN3-like, translated as MGYSVHRFISHVDQNLICPICSAALEEAVLTPCGHSFCLLCLETWLTRSDNGVESGGTCPECRAFIRSSESKPVIAIRNLINGMNIICENQEHGCSLVVKLDRLTTHLETCGYTPVKCNGCGVKVLRFELAGHQIGCSALQDTVTDDHSKNRFGIGCCSSFDHAELTCRVASLELQMKRLKKDLELAESKNQHLERELKNTKDELQDKRNQLFEQQFSDFDPDYQYGFQPNSIKKLSVFIAKFLERRPSYVDRTRIFHAVKRCYENYNRGNDQHENDVNMLIATSNASNWFTENQKMHFQHWLNCMTRLRQINQGLSSPSVLDNISLFSSSKS; from the coding sequence ATGGGTTACAGCGTGCATCGATTCATTTCGCATGTTGACCAGAACCTCATTTGCCCTATTTGCAGCGCGGCTTTAGAGGAGGCGGTTTTAACGCCGTGTGGCCATTCGTTCTGTTTGCTCTGCTTAGAGACCTGGCTGACCAGATCCGATAACGGCGTTGAGTCTGGAGGTACTTGCCCGGAGTGCCGGGCGTTTATTCGGTCGAGTGAATCAAAACCGGTTATCGCTATCAGGAATTTGATCAACGGCATGAATATAATCTGTGAAAATCAGGAGCATGGTTGTTCCTTGGTTGTAAAACTCGACCGTTTGACTACCCACCTCGAAACCTGTGGTTATACCCCCGTCAAATGCAACGGGTGTGGAGTCAAAGTGTTAAGGTTTGAATTGGCTGGTCATCAAATAGGCTGCTCAGCTTTACAAGATACTGTGACAGATGACCATTCAAAAAACCGATTTGGTATCGGATGCTGTTCATCGTTCGACCACGCCGAATTAACGTGCCGCGTTGCCTCTTTGGAGCTTCAAATGAAGCGATTGAAGAAAGATCTAGAATTAGCAGAGTCTAAGAATCAGCATTTGGAAAGAGAATTAAAGAACACAAAGGACGAGCTTCAGGATAAACGAAATCAGTTGTTCGAACAACAATTCTCTGATTTTGATCCCGATTATCAGTATGGTTTCCAGCCGAACAGCATAAAAAAACTTTCAGTGTTCATTGCGAAGTTCCTGGAACGGCGACCATCTTACGTCGACCGGACCCGCATATTTCACGCAGTTAAGCGCTGTTATGAGAATTACAATCGTGGCAATGATCAGCACGAGAATGATGTAAATATGCTGATAGCCACATCGAACGCCAGTAATTGGTTTACTGAAAACCAAAAGATGCATTTTCAACACTGGCTAAACTGTATGACTCGATTACGCCAAATCAACCAAGGTCTTTCGTCACCCAGTGTACTTGATAACATCTCGCTATTTTCGTCCAGCAAATCATGA